From the genome of Ignavibacteriota bacterium:
AGTGAGCAACGACCAGTGTAACTTCCGAATCGGTCGCCGACAATGAAGAAGTAGTCCTTGGTTTCTCCCAGCTCGGTTCTTGGAATCAGTATTGACGAATGGCTGGTGTCAGATGATTGCCAGGCTCCCCTGGCGAGTAAGGTTCCATCCGGACGGAAAAGTTCAATCAATGGACGTAAGCTACCGGAATCTGAAAAGGCAGTTATTGTCACCGCGCGCCTGTAGCCCCCATAGAAGACGAACGGATTCATTTGTGTTGGGAGCAAGATCGTGGCAAATGTGGTATCAAGGCACACCCCTGTGAATCCGGCAATGTTACATGGCGCGCACCGCTCTGCACCTAAGGGTGTATTCGATTTCTGAAGGCTGAGATAGAAGTCTCCGGTTCTGCTGCGTGACGAGTCCATCACGCTGATCTTGTAGTATCCCGATGAGGGCAGGACAACATTGCCGATCCAAGAGCGGGCGTACGTTGAGTCGCCGAGAACTCGGTATTGTGCTACACCCACTGTTCCATCGGGATTCGTCACCACCACGCAAGGGTTCAGACTTCCCGATGCCCGATTGATGCGAAGTATCAGTCGATCACCAATAATTCCTTCGAATCCGTATCTCCTGATATGTGACCCGCTCATGATCGAGTCGTGGATCGTTTGACCGTAGGCGATGACCGCACCTGAGGAATAGCCCACTGATATCGCGATCCTCCCAGGGACAAATCCGGCAGTATCACCAATGAGTATCCCGAGTTGTCCTGTCAGCGGGATAGCGACACCACTAATTGTGGCGGGAGTCTCACCGGACGTTGCCTTTGCGTCGGCCAGCAAGGTCCCATCCGGCAGAAAAATGCTCATCGAGGGCGTGATATCTCCTGAATCACGTTGGACCGTGGCCCAAAGAGTGTCTCCCTCTGTGACCCCGATCGTGTATGCAAGCATTTGTGTCGGATGCTGAACTCTCCCGGTGACGGCTTTCCCGCTATCGAGAGGACTCGCATTGACCGGATCATTTGCCCGTTGCAGGGTGAGGTAGAACGTTCCCTCTTCGCTTCCGTAGAGATGAGAGACGGTGATCCTATGATATCCGGAAGATGTGAGTTTCAGTGTGTCGATCCAGGTCCGCGCATAGGCCTCTCCGTCGGGGATCGGTGTCTGTCCGAGGATGTGGATACCACCAGGAGTGTAGACGCGCACTCCCGGCTTTAAGGTGCGGTCAGTACGATTGACGTGCAGGATCATTCTATCCCCTGCCTCTGCGGCGCACTGGTACAATCTGAAGGGGGCTCCGACGATGATCGAATCCTTGATCGTCTGGCCGTAGGCGATATCCTCTGCTCGTGGGGAAATGCGGACGCTGATACGGTACCGGCCCATCTCAAAGCCATTGTCATCTCCGAGCAAGATCCACAACATTCCGGAGGCCGGCACGATCTGCGCACTGATCACGAGCGCACCAGTCCCGGAGCCAGCCTTCCAACTGCTCCCATCGGCTAGGTACATGTTAAGAAGCGGGTTGATGCTGCCTGAATCTCTTTGGACCCAGGCCCAGAGGGTGTCTCCGGCCCTTGCCGGAATAGAGTACGCCGACATACCCGTCGGGAGGAGCACTCTGCCGATGGTCGTATCAGCGCTTTGGAGTGCGAACACCCCTGCCGGGTTATTGGATCTCTGGAGCGTGAAGACGAAGGCCCCGGTTTCCCCACCATTGTCATCGGAGATGAAGACCGTATAGGTATCGGTAGATGGAAGGGTGTAGGTGTCGATCCACGCACGATACCAGTTGTAGTTGTCAGACCAGGTGTCCTGAGTGGTTGCGACAGTTCCATCGGATCTGAATATCTGGATCCGGGGCTGGATGCCGGATATCCTGTTGACCCGGAGGACGATCCTGTCGTTTGCCTGACCTGTGAACTGATAGACTTTGATCTGTGTGGTGAGCGTGATGGTATCGCGGCGGGTTTCGCCGTAGACAATAGGCTGAGGATTTGCCGGGTTGTTGGTCCTCCTGGAGCGTGAAGATGAAGGTCCCGGTTCCCCACCATTGTCATCGGAGATGAAGACCGTATAGGTATCGGTGGATGGAAGGGTGTAGGTGTCGATCCACGCACGATACCAGTTGTAGTTGTCAGACCAGGTGTCCTGAGTCGTTACGGCAGATCCATCGGATCTGAATATCTGGATCCGGGGCTGGATGCCGGATATCCTGTTGACCCGGAGGACGATCCTGTCGTTTGCCTGACCCGTGAACTGATAGACTTTGATCTGTGGTGAGCGTGATGGTATCGCGGCGGGTTTCGCCGTAGACAATAGGCTGAGGATTTGCCGGGTTGTTGGTCCTCTGGAGCGTGAAGATGAAGGTCCCGGTTTCCCCACCATTGTCATCGGAGATGAAGACCGTATAGGTGTCGGTGGATGGAAGGGTGTAGGTGTCGATCCACGCACGATACCAGTTGTAGTTGTCAGACCAGGTGTCCTGAGTGGTTGCGACAGTTCCATCGGATCTGAATATCTGGATCCGGGGCTGGATGCCGGATATCCTGTTGACCCGGAGGACGATCCTGTCGTTTGCCTGACCTGTGAACTGATAGACTTTGATCTGTGTGGTGAGCGTGATGGTATCGCGGCGGGTTTCGCCGTAGACAATAGGCTGAGGATTTGCCGGGTTGTTGGTCCTCTGGAGCGTGAAGATGAAGGTCCCGGTTTCCCCACCATTGTCATCGGAGATGAAGACCGTATAGGTGTCGGTGGATGGAAGGGTGTAGGTGTCGATCCACGCACGATACCAGTTGTAGTTGTCAGACCAGGTGTCCTGAGTCGTTACGGCAGATCCATCGGATTTGAATATCTGGATCCGGGGCTGGATGCCGGATATCCTGTTGACCCGGAGGACGATCCTGTCGTTTGCCTGACCTGTGAACTGATAGACTTTGATCTGTGTGGTGAGCGCGATGGTATCGCGGCGGGTTTCGCCGTAGACAATAGGCTGAGGATTTGCCGGGTTGTTGGTCCTCTGGAGCGTGAAGATGAAGGTCCCGGTTTCCCCACCATTGTCATCGGAGATGAAGACCGTATAGGTATCGGTAGATGGAAGGGTGTAGGTGTCGATCCACGCACGATACCAGTTGTAGTTGTCAGACCAGGTGTCCTGAGTGGTTGCGACAGTTCCATCGGATCTGAATATCTGGATCCCGGGTGGATACCGGATATCCTGTTGACCCGGAGAACGATCCTGTCCCCCTCCTGTCCGTCGAACTCATATTTCT
Proteins encoded in this window:
- a CDS encoding T9SS type A sorting domain-containing protein — protein: MSTAKPAAIPSRSPQIKVYQFTGQANDRIVLRVNRISGIQPRIQIFRSDGSAVTTQDTWSDNYNWYRAWIDTYTLPSTDTYTVFISDDNGGEPGPSSSRSRRTNNPANPQPIVYGETRRDTITLTTQIKVYQFTGQANDRIVLRVNRISGIQPRIQIFRSDGTVATTQDTWSDNYNWYRAWIDTYTLPSTDTYTVFISDDNGGETGAFVFTLQRSNNPAGVFALQSADTTIGRVLLPTGMSAYSIPARAGDTLWAWVQRDSGSINPLLNMYLADGSSWKAGSGTGALVISAQIVPASGMLWILLGDDNGFEMGRYRISVRISPRAEDIAYGQTIKDSIIVGAPFRLYQCAAEAGDRMILHVNRTDRTLKPGVRVYTPGGIHILGQTPIPDGEAYARTWIDTLKLTSSGYHRITVSHLYGSEEGTFYLTLQRANDPVNASPLDSGKAVTGRVQHPTQMLAYTIGVTEGDTLWATVQRDSGDITPSMSIFLPDGTLLADAKATSGETPATISGVAIPLTGQLGILIGDTAGFVPGRIAISVGYSSGAVIAYGQTIHDSIMSGSHIRRYGFEGIIGDRLILRINRASGSLNPCVVVTNPDGTVGVAQYRVLGDSTYARSWIGNVVLPSSGYYKISVMDSSRSRTGDFYLSLQKSNTPLGAERCAPCNIAGFTGVCLDTTFATILLPTQMNPFVFYGGYRRAVTITAFSDSGSLRPLIELFRPDGTLLARGAWQSSDTSHSSILIPRTELGETKDYFFIVGDRFGSYTGRCSLQIKIEPTIGVKSHPESSSDELPSVYQLCQNYPNPFNPSTEIEYHVPTTSFVTLTLYDLLGREVALLVSGVREPGRHRATVDGTHLSSGVYLCVMRSGDFVGTVRLLLLK